A single genomic interval of Suncus etruscus isolate mSunEtr1 chromosome 12, mSunEtr1.pri.cur, whole genome shotgun sequence harbors:
- the SEMA4C gene encoding semaphorin-4C isoform X1 has protein sequence MAPHWAVWLLAAGLWGLGYGADVWWNLVPRKTVSSGELASVVRRFSQPGVQDFLTLTLTEQSGRLYVGAREALFAFSVETLELQGVIAWEAPAEKKTECIHKGKNNQTECFNYIRFLQPFNTSHLYVCGTYAFQPKCTYIDMPTFTLEPGELEDGKGRCPYDPAMGHTGLLVDGELYSATLNNFLGTEPVILRNMGPHYSMKTEYLAFWLNEPHFVGSAFIPESVGSFTGDDDKVYFFFSERAIEYDCYAEQVVARVARICKGDMGGARTLQRKWTTFLKARLMCAAPRWQLYLNQLRAIYTLQAASWHNTTFFGVFQARWGDVDVSAVCEFQLEEIHRVFEGPYKEYREEAQTWGSYTDPVPTPRPGSCIDNWHRHHGYTSSLELPDNTLNFIKKHPLMEDQVLPRWGRPLLTKKNTNFTQLVADRVTGLDGNHYTVLFIGTDDGSLLKAVSLGPWVHLIEELQVFDQEPVQSLVLSERKKLLFAGSHSQLVQVPLAHCSKYRFCADCILARDPYCAWNVNTSRCVSAGGPSGRALLIQNVTVSDTSGICNLRGTKKVRLTSKNITVVVGTDLVLPCHLSSNLARAHWTFGNRDLPEQPGIFLYDTRLQALVVMAAQPHHAGTYRCFSEEQGTRLAAEGYLVTVVADPSVTLEARAPLENLGLVWLAVVALGAVCLVLLLLVLSLRRRLREELEKGAKTAERTLVYPLELPKEPSTSPFRPGPETDEKLWDPVGYYYSDGSLKIVPGHARCQPGGGPPSSPPGIPGQPLPSPTRLHLGGGRNSNANGYVRLQLGGEDRGGLGHPLPELADELRRKLQQRQPLPDSNPEESSV, from the exons TTCAGCGTGGAGACACTGGAGCTGCAAGGAGTG ATCGCCTGGGAAGCACCAGCTGAGAAAAAGACTGAATGCATCCATAAAGGGAAGAATAACCAG ACAGAATGCTTCAACTATATTCGCTTCCTGCAGCCCTTCAACACATCCCACCTGTATGTGTGTGGGACTTATGCCTTCCAGCCCAAGTGCACCTATATT GACATGCCCACCTTCACCTTGGAGCCAGGAGAGCTAGAGGATGGGAAAGGGAGGTGTCCCTATGACCCCGCTATGGGTCACACTGGCCTGCTTGTAG ATGGTGAGCTGTACTCGGCCACACTCAACAACTTCCTGGGCACAGAACCTGTCATCCTTCGGAACATGGGGCCCCACTACTCCATGAAGACAGAGTATCTAGCTTTTTGGCTCAATG AACCTCACTTTGTGGGCTCGGCCTTCATTCCGGAGAGTGTGGGGAGCTTCACTGGGGACGACGACAAGGTCTACTTCTTCTTCAGCGAGCGAGCGATAGAGTATGACTGCTACGCTGAGCAGGTGGTGGCCCGCGTGGCCCGAATCTGCAAG GGAGACATGGGGGGCGCACGAACCCTGCAACGGAAGTGGACCACTTTCCTGAAGGCGCGGCTGATGTGTGCAGCTCCACGCTGGCAGCTCTACCTGAACCAGCTGCGGGCAATCTACACGCTGCAGGCCGCCTCGTGGCACAACACCACCTTCTTTGGGGTTTTTCAGGCACGATG GGGTGATGTGGATGTATCAGCAGTCTGCGAGTTCCAGTTGGAAGAGATCCATCGGGTGTTTGAGGGTCCCTACAAGGAATACCGAGAAGAAGCCCAGACGTGGGGCAGCTACACTGACCCAGTTCCCACCCCGCGGCCAGGCTCG tgcATCGACAACTGGCACCGCCATCACGGCTACACCAGTTCCTTGGAGCTGCCCGACAATACCCTCAACTTCATCAAGAAGCACCCACTGATGGAGGACCAGGTACTGCCTCGCTGGGGCCGGCCCCTACTGACGAAGAAGAATACCAACTTCACCCAGCTGGTGGCTGATAGGGTCACTGGGCTGGATGGCAACCACTACACGGTGCTCTTCATTGGAACAG ATGATGGCTCACTGCTCAAGGCCGTGAGCCTGGGACCCTGGGTCCACCTGATCGAAGAGCTGCAGGTGTTCGACCAGGAGCCTGTGCAAAGTCTGGTCCTATCTGAGAGAAAG AAGCTGCTTTTTGCCGGCTCCCACTCTCAGCTGGTGCAAGTGCCCCTGGCCCACTGCAGCAAGTACCGCTTCTGCGCTGACTGCATCCTTGCCCGTGACCCCTACTGTGCCTGGAACGTCAACACCAGCCGCTGTGTGTCTGCGGGTGGGCCCTCAGG CAGAGCGCTGCTAATCCAGAACGTGACGGTCTCGGACACCTCAGGTATCTGTAACCTCCGTGGCACCAAGAAAG TCAGGCTCACATCCAAAAACATCACGGTGGTAGTGGGCACAGACCTTGTGCTGCCTTGCCACCTCTCTTCCAACCTGGCCCGTGCCCACTGGACCTTCGGAAACCGGGACCTGCCCGAACAGCCTGGCATCTTTCTGTATGACACCCGTCTACAGGCCCTGGTTGTAATGGCTGCCCAGCCCCACCATGCCGGTACCTACCGCTGCTTTTCCGAGGAGCAGGGCACACGGCTGGCTGCTGAAGGCTACTTGGTGACTGTGGTGGCTGACCCATCAGTGACCCTGGAGGCCCGGGCCCCCCTGGAGAACCTGGGGCTGGTGTGGCTGGCAGTAGTGGCTCTGGGTGCTGTGTGCCTGGTGCTACTACTGCTGGTGTTGTCGCTGCGCCGCCGGCTGCGGGAAGAGCTGGAAAAAGGTGCCAAGACTGCAGAGAGGACCCTGGTCTACCCTCTGGAACTGCCCAAGGAGCCCAGCACCTCCCCATTCCGGCCCGGCCCTGAGACGGATGAGAAACTCTGGGACCCCGTTGGCTACTACTACTCAGATGGCTCCCTCAAGATTGTGCCTGGACATGCCCGCTGCCAGCCGGGCGGCGGGCCCCCCTCGTCACCCCCTGGTATCCCTGGCCAGCCCTTGCCTTCTCCTACTCGGCTTCACCTGGGGGGTGGGCGGAACTCAAATGCCAATGGCTACGTGCGCCTACAACTAGGAGGGGAGGACCGGGGAGGTCTCGGGCACCCCCTGCCTGAGCTCGCCGACGAACTAAGGCGCAAACTGCAGCAGCGCCAGCCACTGCCAGACTCCAACCCCGAGGAGTCCTCGGTATGA
- the SEMA4C gene encoding semaphorin-4C isoform X2, whose product MAPHWAVWLLAAGLWGLGYGADVWWNLVPRKTVSSGELASVVRRFSQPGVQDFLTLTLTEQSGRLYVGAREALFAFSVETLELQGVIAWEAPAEKKTECIHKGKNNQTECFNYIRFLQPFNTSHLYVCGTYAFQPKCTYIDMPTFTLEPGELEDGKGRCPYDPAMGHTGLLVDGELYSATLNNFLGTEPVILRNMGPHYSMKTEYLAFWLNEPHFVGSAFIPESVGSFTGDDDKVYFFFSERAIEYDCYAEQVVARVARICKGDMGGARTLQRKWTTFLKARLMCAAPRWQLYLNQLRAIYTLQAASWHNTTFFGVFQARWGDVDVSAVCEFQLEEIHRVFEGPYKEYREEAQTWGSYTDPVPTPRPGSCIDNWHRHHGYTSSLELPDNTLNFIKKHPLMEDQVLPRWGRPLLTKKNTNFTQLVADRVTGLDGNHYTVLFIGTDDGSLLKAVSLGPWVHLIEELQVFDQEPVQSLVLSERKKLLFAGSHSQLVQVPLAHCSKYRFCADCILARDPYCAWNVNTSRCVSAGGPSGALLIQNVTVSDTSGICNLRGTKKVRLTSKNITVVVGTDLVLPCHLSSNLARAHWTFGNRDLPEQPGIFLYDTRLQALVVMAAQPHHAGTYRCFSEEQGTRLAAEGYLVTVVADPSVTLEARAPLENLGLVWLAVVALGAVCLVLLLLVLSLRRRLREELEKGAKTAERTLVYPLELPKEPSTSPFRPGPETDEKLWDPVGYYYSDGSLKIVPGHARCQPGGGPPSSPPGIPGQPLPSPTRLHLGGGRNSNANGYVRLQLGGEDRGGLGHPLPELADELRRKLQQRQPLPDSNPEESSV is encoded by the exons TTCAGCGTGGAGACACTGGAGCTGCAAGGAGTG ATCGCCTGGGAAGCACCAGCTGAGAAAAAGACTGAATGCATCCATAAAGGGAAGAATAACCAG ACAGAATGCTTCAACTATATTCGCTTCCTGCAGCCCTTCAACACATCCCACCTGTATGTGTGTGGGACTTATGCCTTCCAGCCCAAGTGCACCTATATT GACATGCCCACCTTCACCTTGGAGCCAGGAGAGCTAGAGGATGGGAAAGGGAGGTGTCCCTATGACCCCGCTATGGGTCACACTGGCCTGCTTGTAG ATGGTGAGCTGTACTCGGCCACACTCAACAACTTCCTGGGCACAGAACCTGTCATCCTTCGGAACATGGGGCCCCACTACTCCATGAAGACAGAGTATCTAGCTTTTTGGCTCAATG AACCTCACTTTGTGGGCTCGGCCTTCATTCCGGAGAGTGTGGGGAGCTTCACTGGGGACGACGACAAGGTCTACTTCTTCTTCAGCGAGCGAGCGATAGAGTATGACTGCTACGCTGAGCAGGTGGTGGCCCGCGTGGCCCGAATCTGCAAG GGAGACATGGGGGGCGCACGAACCCTGCAACGGAAGTGGACCACTTTCCTGAAGGCGCGGCTGATGTGTGCAGCTCCACGCTGGCAGCTCTACCTGAACCAGCTGCGGGCAATCTACACGCTGCAGGCCGCCTCGTGGCACAACACCACCTTCTTTGGGGTTTTTCAGGCACGATG GGGTGATGTGGATGTATCAGCAGTCTGCGAGTTCCAGTTGGAAGAGATCCATCGGGTGTTTGAGGGTCCCTACAAGGAATACCGAGAAGAAGCCCAGACGTGGGGCAGCTACACTGACCCAGTTCCCACCCCGCGGCCAGGCTCG tgcATCGACAACTGGCACCGCCATCACGGCTACACCAGTTCCTTGGAGCTGCCCGACAATACCCTCAACTTCATCAAGAAGCACCCACTGATGGAGGACCAGGTACTGCCTCGCTGGGGCCGGCCCCTACTGACGAAGAAGAATACCAACTTCACCCAGCTGGTGGCTGATAGGGTCACTGGGCTGGATGGCAACCACTACACGGTGCTCTTCATTGGAACAG ATGATGGCTCACTGCTCAAGGCCGTGAGCCTGGGACCCTGGGTCCACCTGATCGAAGAGCTGCAGGTGTTCGACCAGGAGCCTGTGCAAAGTCTGGTCCTATCTGAGAGAAAG AAGCTGCTTTTTGCCGGCTCCCACTCTCAGCTGGTGCAAGTGCCCCTGGCCCACTGCAGCAAGTACCGCTTCTGCGCTGACTGCATCCTTGCCCGTGACCCCTACTGTGCCTGGAACGTCAACACCAGCCGCTGTGTGTCTGCGGGTGGGCCCTCAGG AGCGCTGCTAATCCAGAACGTGACGGTCTCGGACACCTCAGGTATCTGTAACCTCCGTGGCACCAAGAAAG TCAGGCTCACATCCAAAAACATCACGGTGGTAGTGGGCACAGACCTTGTGCTGCCTTGCCACCTCTCTTCCAACCTGGCCCGTGCCCACTGGACCTTCGGAAACCGGGACCTGCCCGAACAGCCTGGCATCTTTCTGTATGACACCCGTCTACAGGCCCTGGTTGTAATGGCTGCCCAGCCCCACCATGCCGGTACCTACCGCTGCTTTTCCGAGGAGCAGGGCACACGGCTGGCTGCTGAAGGCTACTTGGTGACTGTGGTGGCTGACCCATCAGTGACCCTGGAGGCCCGGGCCCCCCTGGAGAACCTGGGGCTGGTGTGGCTGGCAGTAGTGGCTCTGGGTGCTGTGTGCCTGGTGCTACTACTGCTGGTGTTGTCGCTGCGCCGCCGGCTGCGGGAAGAGCTGGAAAAAGGTGCCAAGACTGCAGAGAGGACCCTGGTCTACCCTCTGGAACTGCCCAAGGAGCCCAGCACCTCCCCATTCCGGCCCGGCCCTGAGACGGATGAGAAACTCTGGGACCCCGTTGGCTACTACTACTCAGATGGCTCCCTCAAGATTGTGCCTGGACATGCCCGCTGCCAGCCGGGCGGCGGGCCCCCCTCGTCACCCCCTGGTATCCCTGGCCAGCCCTTGCCTTCTCCTACTCGGCTTCACCTGGGGGGTGGGCGGAACTCAAATGCCAATGGCTACGTGCGCCTACAACTAGGAGGGGAGGACCGGGGAGGTCTCGGGCACCCCCTGCCTGAGCTCGCCGACGAACTAAGGCGCAAACTGCAGCAGCGCCAGCCACTGCCAGACTCCAACCCCGAGGAGTCCTCGGTATGA
- the ANKRD39 gene encoding ankyrin repeat domain-containing protein 39, with protein MAARRLHAGGPCCSHAGAAAGVRQTLDEMDFERGIWSAALNGDLGRVKDLIQKTSDPSQPDSAGYTPLHYASRNGHYAVCQFLLESGAKCDAQTHGGATALHRASYCGHTDIARLLLSHGSDPRLVDDDGMTSLHKAAEKGHVDICSLLLQHSPALKAVRDRKARLACDLLPVNSDLRDLLAT; from the exons ATGGCGGCGCGGAGGCTCCACGCGGGCGGGCCCTGTTGCTCCCATGCGGGGGCGGCCGCCGGCGTGAGGCAAACGCTAGACGAGATGGATTTCGAGAGGG GGATCTGGTCAGCAGCCCTGAATGGAGACCTGGGTCGAGTGAAGGACCTGATCCAGAAGACTTCAGACCCCAGCCAGCCCGACTCTGCCGGCTACACCCCTCTG CACTATGCCAGCCGCAATGGGCACTATGCCGTCTGCCAGTTCCTGCTGGAGAGTGGTGCCAAATGTGATGCACAGACCCACGGGGGTGCCACTGCACTGCACCGGGCCAGCTACTGTGGCCACACAGACATCGCCCGTCTCCTGCTGTCCCACGGCTCCGACCCCAGACTGGTGGACGATGATGGCATGACGAGCCTGCACAAG GCTGCTGAGAAGGGCCACGTGGACATTTGCTCCCTCCTGCTGCAGCACAGCCCAGCCCTCAAGGCTGTCCGGGACCGGAAAGCACGACTGGCATGTGACCTGCTGCCTGTCAACAGTGACCTTCGGGACCTGCTGGCCACTTGA
- the ANKRD23 gene encoding ankyrin repeat domain-containing protein 23 — MDFISIQQLVSGERGERKVLASEYGVRDPGGWPRGWRLQPQEANAQERQRLEEEKKKKLERFHSSRIKLENLADLENFVQRRREKRLKMKHRGVPPRAPEPLVESQPQALLEPVDLERFLKAAAENQEALVDKYLVDGGDPNAQDKLHRTALHWACLKGNQQLVNKLLEAGANVEARDLLDRTPIFWACRGGHLDIVKELLNQGAQINARDKIWSTPLHVAVRMGHCDCLQHLIECGAHIDAQDKEGDTVLHEAVRHGHYRAIKVLLLYGAQLQVQNQASMTPVQLARDWQRGIREALQAHIGHPRTRC; from the exons ATGGACTTCATCAGCATCCAGCAGTTG GTAAGTGGAGAAAGAGGTGAGAGGAAAGTGTTGGCGAGTGAATATGGCGTTCGAGATCCTGGAGGCTGGCCCAGAGGCTGgaggctccagccccaagaggccAATGCCCAGGAAAGACAGAggctggaagaagagaaaaagaagaaa CTGGAGAGATTTCATAGCTCCAGGATTAAACTGGAGAACCTGGCTGACTTGGAAAACTTTGTTCAGAGACGAAGAGAAAAGAGACTCAAAATGAAGCACAGAGGAGTCCCCCCCAGGGCACCAGAGCCCCTGGTGGAG TCGCAGCCTCAGGCCCTGCTGGAGCCCGTGGACCTAGAGAGGTTCCTGAAGGCGGCTGCTGAGAACCAGGAGGCCTTGGTTGACAAGTACCTGGTGGACGGAGGGGACCCCAATGCCCAGGACAAG CTCCACCGCACAGCCCTGCACTGGGCCTGCCTGAAGGGGAACCAGCAGCTCGTGAATAAGCTGTTGGAGGCTGGCGCCAACGTGGAAGCACGGGACCTG CTGGACAGGACCCCCATCTTCTGGGCATGTCGGGGAGGACACCTAGACATTGTCAAAGAGCTACTGAACCAGGGAGCCCAGATCAATGCCCGGGACAAG ATCTGGAGTACCCCCCTGCACGTGGCGGTGCGCATGGGGCACTGTGACTGCCTGCAGCACCTCATCGAGTGTGGGGCCCATATTGACGCACAAGACAAG GAAGGGGACACAGTACTACATGAGGCTGTACGACATGGCCACTACAGGGCCATCAAGGTGTTGCTGCTGTACGGGGCCCAGCTGCAAGTGCAGAACCAA GCATCCATGACCCCAGTGCAACTAGCACGTGACTGGCAGCGGGGCATCCGAGAAGCACTGCAGGCCCATATAGGCCACCCACGGACCCGTTGCTAG